One stretch of Thermococcus sp. 21S9 DNA includes these proteins:
- a CDS encoding AAA family ATPase: protein MAKEVILLTGPPLNGRDEYLSEALEKANGESYAYYHVFEYLREVGKERGVKITRKNVLDFAINHQDLMNEIRDEAFERIRREIDESDKAFHLVSTPSLFRWGSGSVIGFTLSNLKLLKPDRVIIVLDDVLSVRRRIINDREWFERFGNDPDNIKLTTLVMWREDAINHVKTLVHELKKEGINVRYVLQFGIRHPPEVFLDLLFREREKPLVYLSYPMTGHEEEYYHRVRGFYDKLSEHFTVLDPGALDDWWVVAEYDNQVAKNPNVKKIRIKHLLDGNEVDELERGDIEQATEILRRQLVERDFNLVDVSRAIAVYHYAEGVSAGVVSEMAEAYRTLAAIYLYYPFKRRPSPFMEFYGMQNPSRRTMFRDEDEMIRAMVEEKDYWTKG, encoded by the coding sequence ATGGCAAAGGAGGTAATCCTTCTAACCGGCCCGCCCCTCAACGGGCGCGATGAATACCTGAGCGAGGCCCTTGAAAAGGCCAACGGGGAGAGCTACGCCTACTATCACGTCTTCGAATACCTCCGAGAGGTCGGAAAGGAGAGGGGGGTTAAGATAACCCGCAAGAACGTCCTTGACTTCGCGATAAACCACCAAGACCTGATGAACGAGATTCGCGACGAGGCCTTCGAGAGAATAAGGCGGGAGATAGACGAGAGCGACAAGGCTTTCCACCTCGTTTCGACGCCGAGCCTCTTCCGCTGGGGGAGCGGGAGCGTTATAGGCTTCACCCTCAGCAACCTCAAGCTCCTCAAACCTGATAGAGTCATCATCGTTCTCGACGACGTGCTCTCGGTCAGGAGGAGGATAATCAACGACCGGGAGTGGTTCGAGCGCTTCGGCAACGACCCGGACAACATAAAGCTCACCACCCTCGTCATGTGGCGTGAAGACGCCATAAACCACGTGAAAACCCTGGTTCACGAGCTCAAGAAGGAGGGAATAAACGTCCGCTACGTCCTCCAGTTCGGTATAAGGCACCCACCGGAGGTCTTCCTCGACCTGCTGTTCAGGGAGAGGGAGAAGCCCCTCGTCTACCTCAGCTACCCGATGACCGGCCACGAAGAGGAGTACTACCACCGCGTTAGAGGCTTCTACGACAAGCTGAGCGAGCACTTTACCGTTCTCGACCCCGGGGCTTTAGACGACTGGTGGGTCGTAGCTGAGTACGACAACCAGGTTGCCAAGAACCCGAACGTGAAGAAAATCAGGATAAAGCACCTCCTCGACGGGAACGAGGTTGATGAGCTCGAGAGGGGGGACATAGAGCAGGCAACGGAGATACTGAGGAGACAGCTCGTGGAGCGTGATTTTAACCTCGTCGATGTCAGCAGGGCCATAGCGGTCTACCACTACGCCGAGGGCGTTTCAGCGGGAGTCGTCAGCGAGATGGCAGAGGCATACAGGACGCTTGCTGCCATATACCTCTACTACCCCTTCAAGAGGAGGCCCAGCCCGTTCATGGAGTTCTACGGCATGCAGAACCCGTCGAGGCGGACGATGTTCAGGGACGAGGACGAGATGATTAGAGCAATGGTGGAGGAGAAGGACTACTGGACGAAGGGCTGA
- the psmB gene encoding archaeal proteasome endopeptidase complex subunit beta, giving the protein MTENLKGTTTVGVVCKDGVVLAADRRASLGNMVLSEGVTKVFQIDEHLALAGAGSVGDILSLVRLLRAEAKLYRARVGREMSVRALATLTSNILHGNRFMPYFGWFLIAGYDEKPGLYSIDMAGGVTEDKFTAAGSGMEFAFSILEENYRDDLSLEDGIRLALKAIKASTRRDVFTGGGVTLVTVTEDGYREWSEEELKALF; this is encoded by the coding sequence TTGACTGAGAACCTAAAGGGAACCACTACCGTCGGCGTAGTTTGCAAGGACGGTGTAGTTTTAGCGGCAGACAGAAGGGCATCGCTCGGCAACATGGTGCTTTCTGAGGGAGTCACGAAGGTCTTCCAGATAGACGAGCACCTCGCCCTGGCAGGAGCGGGGAGCGTTGGGGACATACTGAGCCTCGTCAGACTTCTAAGAGCCGAGGCAAAGCTCTACCGCGCGAGGGTCGGCAGGGAGATGAGCGTCAGAGCCCTTGCAACTCTTACGTCGAACATCCTTCACGGAAACCGCTTCATGCCCTATTTCGGCTGGTTTCTCATAGCCGGCTACGATGAGAAGCCGGGCCTCTACTCGATAGACATGGCCGGTGGCGTCACCGAGGACAAGTTCACCGCCGCCGGTTCAGGAATGGAGTTCGCCTTCTCAATCCTTGAGGAGAACTACCGCGATGACCTCTCACTGGAGGATGGAATAAGGCTCGCCCTTAAGGCGATAAAGGCTTCCACCCGCAGGGACGTTTTCACCGGGGGTGGGGTTACACTCGTGACGGTAACGGAGGACGGCTACCGCGAGTGGAGCGAGGAGGAACTCAAAGCGCTGTTCTGA
- a CDS encoding beta-CASP ribonuclease aCPSF1: MIRRETYVDEILKEIREVIAQMVPPNARITDVEFEGPELVIYTKNPEAIMKDGDLIRNLAKVLKKRISVRPDPDILIPPEKAEEMIKELVPKEAEITNISFDPSVGEVLIEAKKPGLVIGKNGETLRLITQKVHWAPRVVRTPPLQSQTIYSIRQILQTESKDRRKFLRQVGRNIYRKSEYKSRWIRITGLGGFREVGRSALLVQTDESYVLVDFGVNIAAMRDPLKAFPHFDAPEFRYVLDEGLLDAIIITHAHLDHSGMLPYLFRYKLFDGPIYTTPPTRDLMTLLQQDFIEIQHMNGVEPLYRPRDIKEVIKHTITLDYGEVRDIAPDIRLTLHNAGHILGSAIVHLHIGNGLHNIAVTGDFKFIPTRLFEPAVNRFPRLETLVMESTYGGSNDYQMPREEAEKKLIEVIRETIKRGGKVLIPAMAVGRAQEIMMVLEEYARVGGIEVPIYLDGMIWEATAIHTAYPEYLSKSLREQIFHEGYNPFLNPIFKSVANSRERQDIIDSGEPAIIIATSGMLVGGPSVEYFKQLAPDPKNSIIFVSYQAEGTLGRQVQRGLREIPLIGEDGRTEVVQVNMEVHTIDGFSGHADRRELISYVARVRPRPERIITVHGEAHKCLDLSSSIHRKFGISTRAPNNLDAIRLK, translated from the coding sequence TTGATTCGGAGGGAAACCTACGTTGACGAGATACTCAAGGAGATTCGCGAGGTCATAGCCCAGATGGTTCCGCCGAACGCGAGGATAACCGACGTCGAGTTCGAGGGACCGGAGCTCGTCATCTACACCAAGAACCCCGAGGCGATAATGAAGGACGGCGACCTCATCAGGAACCTCGCGAAGGTTCTGAAGAAGAGGATAAGCGTCCGCCCCGACCCGGACATCCTGATTCCGCCCGAGAAGGCCGAGGAGATGATTAAGGAGCTCGTCCCGAAGGAGGCGGAGATAACGAACATAAGCTTCGACCCCTCTGTCGGCGAGGTTCTCATAGAGGCCAAGAAGCCCGGCCTCGTCATCGGAAAGAACGGCGAGACGCTTCGCCTGATTACCCAGAAGGTTCACTGGGCGCCGAGGGTCGTTAGAACTCCCCCTCTCCAGAGCCAGACGATTTACTCGATAAGGCAGATTCTCCAGACCGAGAGCAAGGACAGGAGGAAGTTCCTCCGGCAGGTCGGCAGGAACATCTACCGCAAGTCCGAGTACAAGAGCAGGTGGATTAGGATTACCGGCCTGGGTGGCTTCCGCGAGGTTGGAAGGAGCGCGCTCCTCGTTCAGACCGACGAGAGCTACGTCCTCGTTGACTTCGGTGTGAACATAGCCGCTATGAGGGACCCTCTCAAAGCGTTTCCGCACTTCGACGCTCCAGAATTTCGCTACGTCCTCGACGAGGGCCTTCTCGACGCGATAATCATAACCCACGCCCACCTCGACCACAGTGGAATGCTACCGTATCTCTTCCGCTACAAGCTCTTCGACGGGCCGATTTACACAACGCCACCGACGAGGGATTTGATGACCCTCCTTCAGCAGGACTTCATTGAGATTCAGCACATGAACGGCGTCGAGCCCCTGTACAGGCCGAGGGACATAAAGGAGGTCATAAAGCACACCATAACCCTCGACTATGGAGAAGTCCGCGACATAGCCCCTGACATAAGGCTGACCCTCCACAACGCCGGGCATATACTCGGTTCGGCGATAGTCCACCTCCACATAGGCAACGGACTCCACAACATAGCGGTAACCGGCGATTTCAAGTTCATTCCGACCAGGCTCTTCGAGCCAGCAGTGAACCGGTTCCCGCGCCTTGAGACCCTCGTCATGGAGTCCACCTACGGCGGAAGCAACGACTACCAGATGCCGAGGGAAGAGGCGGAGAAGAAGCTCATAGAGGTCATAAGAGAGACAATCAAGCGCGGTGGAAAAGTCCTGATTCCGGCGATGGCAGTCGGTAGGGCCCAGGAGATAATGATGGTTCTCGAGGAGTACGCGCGCGTCGGGGGAATAGAGGTTCCGATTTACCTCGACGGAATGATTTGGGAGGCAACGGCAATTCACACAGCCTACCCGGAGTACCTCAGCAAGAGCCTCCGCGAGCAGATATTCCACGAGGGCTACAACCCGTTCCTCAACCCGATATTCAAGAGCGTCGCCAACTCGCGCGAGAGGCAGGACATCATCGACAGCGGAGAGCCGGCCATAATCATAGCCACTTCGGGCATGCTCGTCGGCGGACCGAGCGTCGAGTACTTCAAACAGCTCGCCCCCGACCCGAAGAACAGCATCATCTTCGTCAGCTACCAGGCCGAGGGCACGCTCGGAAGGCAGGTGCAGAGAGGTTTACGCGAGATACCGCTCATCGGCGAGGACGGCAGGACCGAGGTCGTTCAGGTCAACATGGAGGTCCACACGATAGACGGCTTCTCGGGCCACGCGGACAGGAGGGAGCTCATAAGCTACGTCGCCCGCGTCAGGCCGAGGCCAGAGCGTATAATCACCGTCCACGGCGAGGCCCACAAGTGCCTCGACCTCAGCTCCAGCATACACAGGAAGTTCGGTATATCAACGCGCGCGCCCAACAACCTCGACGCCATAAGGCTCAAGTGA
- the rpiA gene encoding ribose-5-phosphate isomerase RpiA, translated as MNVEEMKKAVAKEALNLIEDEMVIGLGTGSTTAYFIRYLGKLIMDGELEEVYGVPTSYQARLLALEAGVPVVSLDEVDAIDIAVDGADEVDPQMNLIKGRGGALTMEKIIEYRAGMFVVLVDETKLVEWLGQKMPVPIEVIPVAWRAIAEEIEVFNATAELRMAEKKDGPVVTDNGNFILDAKFHRIEDPLDLEIELNNIPGVVENGIFADIADLVLVGTKDGVKRMER; from the coding sequence ATGAACGTTGAGGAAATGAAGAAGGCCGTCGCCAAGGAGGCCCTCAACCTCATCGAGGACGAGATGGTCATTGGTCTCGGTACCGGCTCTACGACCGCCTACTTCATCCGCTACCTTGGTAAGCTCATCATGGATGGGGAGCTCGAAGAGGTCTACGGCGTTCCCACCTCATACCAAGCGAGGCTTTTGGCCCTTGAAGCCGGCGTTCCGGTTGTGAGCCTCGACGAGGTTGACGCGATAGACATAGCGGTTGATGGAGCCGACGAGGTTGACCCGCAGATGAACCTCATCAAGGGGCGTGGCGGGGCCCTCACCATGGAGAAAATCATCGAGTACAGGGCCGGAATGTTCGTTGTCCTCGTTGACGAGACCAAGCTCGTCGAGTGGCTCGGTCAGAAGATGCCCGTTCCCATCGAGGTGATTCCGGTTGCATGGCGCGCAATCGCGGAGGAAATAGAGGTCTTCAACGCCACCGCTGAACTGAGGATGGCCGAGAAGAAGGACGGGCCCGTCGTTACGGACAACGGCAACTTCATACTCGACGCCAAGTTCCACCGCATAGAGGACCCGCTCGACCTTGAGATAGAGCTCAACAACATCCCCGGCGTCGTCGAGAACGGCATCTTCGCGGACATAGCCGACCTCGTTCTCGTCGGCACGAAGGACGGGGTCAAGAGGATGGAGCGCTGA